TCCACACCTCCGCTGATAACGCGTATCCCAGTACTTTGTCCTGAAAAACTGTTCCTCTCACACGGCACAGCTCAGCGCTGATTGCTGTGGCCTTTGTGAGAGCCGTTTGATGATGCAGCATGCCctttttgtgtctgtctgcatggcaGCGAAGCATGACTgacctttatacacacacacacacacacctctgttgtTGGCCTGAGCTGCAGTTAGTCAGCTAGGGGGCTATCAGATTCATGGTGATGGCTGGTGCCAGGGGAACAGGGTTACACAGGGCCTGGCATTCACTAACATACACGGGCAGGACAGAGAGTACACTCTCTCTCATCGTGCATTTGACTTTAATAGCCTAAGCAGTGTCATGTTATGGGTCATTCACTGGTCACTCCTCTGCAACAGTCCACTAGAATGTGCCAAAGTGCTGTGTCTGAGTGCGGCCAGTAGAGGGTGATAGAGCACCAGCAGTGAATTCTTCTTGTTTATGCCCCAGTATGAATTGGCATATAATATAGCATATGCTTCCTTCTTCCTCTCTTGGAGGTTATCACTGATCTCTAAGTGATTGAATAAGTGAAAGAAAGATCTTCCAGGCCCCCAGTATTTATCAAAAATCAACAGTGACCCTAAGTCCATCTTGCCATAACTTTTATGATAATGAAGATTATGACGCTGATGTTGTTTGCTTCCCTTCATACTTCAATGCTCACTGCACACAATTTGGGAAGTAGATGAGACACCAGATTAAGCATTCTAATTTGCACTTTCTGAATTCAAGCCCCTCTCTCGCACCCCAGCGTCACTGCCACCTTCCCAAAATAACCTCCCGACAGACCGACTGAGCTATTGAGATGTTTGGCACCTCCTCTGCCAATCACCTTGTGAATGGTTATTCTAAGTCTTACTGCAGGCATTGAGAAATCTTAaaaggtgatttaaaaaaaaaaatatatatatatatacatatatattcccctcTCCCTTTTAGGAAGCTTTTTTGGCAACTTCTTCTTTAAGTTCACTAAGGTGAGGGTGTTGATGGATAGTCTTATTTGTGGGGTTTTATGTCGTTATTCAATCTATTGTTGATAGTGGATTCTTGAATATCGCAAAGTCAGCTCCATCCATTCGGGACAGGCTGCTGTTTGAATCAAACACGCGCTTGAAAGCGCTATCCAGAAATCCACCGTCTGCAATCGATTTGAAATCTGGCCTTAGTTTGAGTAATACGTAGTGAAGTGGTGGGCATGCAAAGAATTAAGGTACTAGTATGCAGTAGTTATACTGGCTTAGATGTACGGTAGATCAGCCTATTTAGTAGCCTTTCACATAATAACTCCATGTCTTGACATGTTCTACTCCCCAACAGAGACTCAAAAGCCCTATGGATTTGTCAGTCTTCCCCTAGCATGCTCTCATGCTGGCGTGCCATTTAACTTTCGATTCTCCTATtggtgtatttatttattttaccttttatttaactaggcaagtcagttcagaacaaattcttattttcaatgaccgcctaggaacagtgggttaactgccttgttcaggggcagcacgacagatttgtaccttgtcagctcggggattcaaactttcaacctttcgattactagcccaacactcttacCACTAGGCCGCCCCGTGTAGCTTACATTACATATGTGTAAATGTAACAGATTTGGTTAGCTActtcacccccccccaaaaaaaatcatcatcggTTGAATGTGTTCGATGCTCCAAACAACCCCGATCAACCGGAGTTgaaaagttcatatttatactGTTTATAGCGAGCAGCATTAACATCAGCCAATAACAAATAGTCCCGGATGCTCAGAAGACCTGGACAGTCATTCTACTGGTGCTTTGACAACCCCTGTGGGTATTAAACCACTTCGACACGGCACACATGACTCCTGTCCTGACATTGACCTTATAGCCTAAGAGTGCATGAAGCTTACAGCCAACCAAGATCCCAATGTTCACTGTGTTCACTGTGTCGTATAACAGTGTTATCAAAAGCACTAGGCCTACTAAATTGTGGCACACTAATGTgattggattgtgtgtgtgtacatgcgtacATATGTATGActaggctctgtgtgtgtgtacgtgtgcgtacAGTACTTGCAGATGTATgactaggctgtgtgtgtgtgtgtacgtgtgtgtgtgtgtgtgtgtgtgtgtgtgtgtgtgtgtgtgtacatgtacatGCAAATGTATgactaggctgtgtgtgtgtgcatacatgcaaATGTATGACTAGGCTGTGTGcatgtatgatgtgtgtgtgtgtgtgtacactaccggtcaagttttagaacacctactcatttcagggttttctttatttgtactattttctacattgtagaataatagtgaagacataattatgaaataacacatacagaatcatgtagtaaccaaaaaagtttttaacaaatcaaaatgtattttagatttgagattcttcaaatagccaccctttgccttcatgcagcattgcacactcttggcattctttcaacaaCATTTTAAGTGGGAAGTTTCATACActttggccaaatacatttaaactcagtctttcacaattcctgacatttaatcatactaaaaattccctgtcttaggtcagttacgatcaccactttattttaagaatgtaaaatgtcagaataatagtagagtgatttatttcagcttttatttctttcatcacattcccattgggtcagaagtttacatacactcaattagtatttggtagcattgcctttacattgtttaacttgggtcaaacattttgggtagccttccacaagcttcccacaataagttgggtgaatgttggcacattcctcttgacagagctggtgtaactgagtcaagtttgtaggcctccttgcttgcacatgctttttcagttctgcccactaattttttataggattgaggtaagggctttgtggtggccactccaataccttgactttgttgtccttaagccattttcctgactgatgtcttgagatgttgcttcaatatatccacataattttccttccacatgatgccatatattttgttaagtgcaccagtccctcctgcagcaaagcaccaccacaacatgatgttgccacccccgtgcttcacggttgggatggtgttctttggcttgcaagcctccccctttttcctccaaacatgatgatagtcattatggccaaacatttctatttttgtttcatcagaccagaggacatttctccgaaaagtatgatctttgtccccatgtgcagttgcaaaccgtagtctagctttttctatggcggttttggagcagtggcttcttcctttctgagcggcctttcaggttatgtggatataggactcgttttagtgtggatatagatacttttgtacctgtttcctccagaatcttcacaaggtcctttgctgttgttctgggattgatttgcactttttgtaccaaagtacattcatctctaggagacggaacgcgtctccttcctgagcggtaccgctgcgtggtcccatggtgtttatacttgcgtactattgtttgtacagatgaacgtggtgccttcaggcatttggaaattgctcccagacttgtggaggtctaaaatttctttagattttcacatgatgtcaaacaacgaggtaggccttgaaatacatccacaggtacacctccaattgactcaaataatgtcaattagcctatcagaagcttctaaagccatgacatcattttctggaattttccaagctgtttaaaggcacagtgacccactggaattgtgatacagggaaataatctgtctgtaaacaattgttgaaaaaattacttgtgtcatgcacaaccgacttgccaaaactatagtttaacaagaaatttgtggagtggttgaaaaatgagttttaatgacttcaactgtggcttcatgaggtagtcatctggaatgcatttcaattaacaggtgtgccttaagttaatttgtagaatttatttccttcttaatgtgtttgagccaatcagttgtgtgtgataaggtaggggtggtacacagaagatagccctatttggtaaaagaccatgtccatattatgacaagaacagctcaaataagcaaagagaaacgacagtccattattattttaagacatgaaggtcagtcaatgcggaacatttcaagaactttgaaagtttcttcaagctcagtcacaaaaaccatcaagcactaagatgaaactggctctcatgaggaccgccacaggaatggaagacccagagttacctctgctgcagaggataagttcattcgagttaccagcctcagaaattgcagcctaaataaatacttcagagttcaagtaacagacacacctcaatattgactgttcagaggagactgcgtgaatcaggccttcatggtggtttctttgcagcatttcgacaactaaaggacaccaataagaagagaattgcttgggcaaagaaacacgagcaatgaacattagaccggtggaaatgtgtcctttgctCTGGAGTCCAAAATGGAGATATTTGGCTCCATCCGCTGTGTCTtttgtgagacgtggtgtgggtaaacggatgatctccgcatgatacgccatcccatctggtttacgcttagtgggacgatcatgatctggcctccacagtcacccgacctcaacccaattgagatggtttgggttgagtCGTCCCACAGActtaaggaaaagcagccaacaagtgctgagcATTTGTGGGAGCGCCTTCACGACTGCTggtaaagcattccaggtgaagctagttgagagagtgcccagagtgtgcaaagctgtcatcaaggcaaagggtggctatttgaagaatctcaaatataacatgtattttgatgtaacacttttttttggttactacatgattccatatgtgttatttcatcgtttcgatgtcttcactattattctacaatgtagaaaatagtaaaaataaagaaaaacccttgaatgagtaggtgttctaaaacgtttgaccggtagtgtacatgcatacagtacatgcagATGTAtgacttggctgtgtgtgtgtacatgcagaTGTATGTCAAGGTTCTAtttgtaacgtgtgtgtgtgtgtgtgttctgccagTGGCTCGCGCCTGCTGCAGCCGGCCCAGGTGTGTGACATCTTGAAGGGACTGATAATGGTGCTGTGCTACTCCATGATGCACTACGTGGACTACAGCATGATGTACCACCTGATCCGAGGACAGTCCGTCATCAAACTCTACATCATCTACAACATGCTGGAGGTACAATGGGTTGGATTCAGAGCTGTTGTAGGAATGTGATCTAAAGGTTCCCCTCTATATAGCTTCCACTGATCCAGTCACGTTACGTCAGCGGGGAAGGCCTATGTCAAGGAAAATCTGTTGTTGTTGGCTGAAGTATTTGATTAGGGCCTCGGGATACCCTGTTTCATCTGAAATGGAGCAGGTGATATGTTATTAGGGGGAAAAAGGAGTTGTAGCTGGCGTAAAAAGATGCCTGAGTGGAGTTCCTGCTTTCAGCGGGAAAGGACGCTAGGTTGAATTAGCTGTATCCCTGAACCGGATGTATCCGGTTGTTGGTAACTCCGCTAAGAGTGTGCCGATATAAaccattcaattttttttttgtcatagaCTCAAGTCACGTAAGtcaagactgttctctctgctaccgcacggcaagcggtactggagcgccaagtctaggtccaaaatgtTCCTTGACAGAATGACTATTTACATTTGAccccctccccctttgtttttacactgctgctactcactctttatcatctatgcatagtcactttacccctacctacatgtacaaattaccttgactaacctgtacccccgcacatttactcagtaccggtacccccttcatatatcctcgttattgttatttaattatgtgtttatttttacttttattttaatTAGTAAATTATTGTCTTAACTTGTTTCTTAacttatttcttgaactgcactgttggttgagggcatgtaagtaagcatttcaccattTATCAGTCCCTTCAAGATGTCCCACAACACCGGTTGCATTCGACACGTgacataaaatttgatttgagtagtGACACACAGTCAAGCGCTGGTAATCTGTCATAGTCTATCACCCGTTGTATCACTTACGAGGTCGCAGGTCACATCATTAACCCATGCTGAACTTGACTTGAACTACTTACCGTCCCTGTTTAGGTAGCCGACAGGCTGTTCTCGTCGTTTGGCCAAGACATCCTTGACGCTCTCTACTGGACGGCCACGGAGcccaaagagaggaagagagacagcatAGGGGTCATCCCCCACTTCTTCATGGCTGTATTCTACGTCTGTATCCTTCATGGAGAACTAGGAAATGCACACAGGAAGAACTCTACTGTAGGAATTTGTGACACCTCAACTTCCATCACCTTACAGGCGTCACTTTTTTTAgttagtgttgttgttttttttgatGATGTGTCAGTAATGTGAGTCCTCACACGCTCTCACTCAAACACCCAGCCCTTTACTGCAGCGGATGCTGTTGTCACCATGTTCAGTGTTTTCCTGAGCCTCTGTCTCCAGTCCTGCATGCCATCCTCATCATGGTCCAGGCGTCAACGCTCAACGTGGCTTTCAACTCCCACAATAAGTCCCTGCTCACCATCATGATGTCCAACAACGTGAGTGTGCACAcactcggacacacacacacacacacacacacgtaatcgTAAAATGTAGAGGACACTCAAATATATTTTCCTGTATTTCCTGCATGTACAGTTTGTGGAGATCAAAGGAAGTGTGTTCAAGAAGTTTGAGAAGAACAACCTCTTTCAGATGTCCAACAGTGGTAAGTTACTGCCATAGGCATTACACTGTACATTTTAAATTGTGATATGGACATTTTATTTTTAACACCATTTCTCTGATTCAAAACGCTCTACATGTTAGACAGTCTTTTTCTATGCGATGGGTtaagccttctctctctctctctctctcgtcctttTTGAAGCGGCAATCGGAGCTGTTTATTCAGCTTTGATAACACGAAAGAAATGCGCCATAGATTTAAATGCATTCTGAACTCTTCCTCTTTGTGCCTGCAGGCTGCATGTTTTCATCTTTGTTGCTGTCATTCTGCAGGAATGCAAGGACCCGAAAATAAGCTTTAATCATTTCCTATTTCCCCCCTCTTGCTATTTGCTTGCGTCTTTGAAGATCCAGTCTGTTTAGCAAGTTACACTTACTTCCAGACCACACAGGGTTCCGACGAATAGGATATTTATGCCAAATGATGTATGTAGCTTTGAAAGTACATGGAACAAATGACTGCCCTTTTTTCTCGATATTACGTAGTTATGTTGGTACATGATTCCAAGTATTAGGTAGTTACGAATATGTATGTATTTGCATTTTAGATATCAAGGAACGGTTCACCAGCTACGTACTCCTTCTCATCGTCTGCCTCAGGAACATGGAGCAGTTCTCATGGAGCCCAGGTAACCAACATGCAAAGGGAATTCTTGGATCCATTTTATTGTGTTCACAGGAACGGGTGATtttaggtgttttttttttttacccccgttattctccccaattttgatcttgtctcattgctgcaactccccaacggtcTTAGGAGGCGAAGGTCgacgtgttggaggaaacactgttcgcCTGACTaaagcctgcaggcacccggtccgccacaaggagtcgctagagcgcgatgaacCAAACCattccctaacccggatgacactgggctaattgtgcgcctccctatgggaaCCCCCGATCACAGCCGGTCGTGATACAGCCCGTGAGCGaaaccgggtctgtagtgacgcctctagcactgcgatgcagtgccttagaccgctgtgcttCTCAGGAGGCCCACAGTTTGCTGCTACTGCTGCCTTTGAAAAAGTAATCACCCTGATCCTTGGTGCCCTTATTAAAGCTGTTCCATTCAACCCCTAGTGGATAAGACATTGTGATGATGATAGCGCAGCCTTACTCTCATCACCTCCGTCCTATATGACAGCTCTCTTAATACAGTCAGCTGGCCCTGACAGATTTGGAGTGTCAGTAACGGTGATGATGCTAATGTCGTACTCTGACCGGGTCTGAGCCTTGTGGCATAACCTAGACCTCATCCAAAACCATTTTGGGCAGACTTGCACCACATGGATATGAAGATTGTATTTTATCTTGTGTTCGAGTCGAATCCACCACTGTTTAAGTTATTGTACTAAGCCTAAAACAATTTATGATTAAACCAAGAAGTCATTAAATGTACAATTGGAGTCAATTAAAAAGAACGACCAGACATTCGGTTAGGTAAAGAAGGAATGGTGTAGATTTTAGAAATTCACTTCACAAGTCAGTTGTCTTGTCTCCAGATCATCTCTGGGTGTTGTTACCTGATGTCTTCATGGTGATCGCCTCCGAGATCGCAGTGGACGTCATCAAACACGCCTTCATCACCAAGTTCAACGAGATCACGGCAGATGTAAGGATCGCACGGAGGATGACTAGTGATTCGATGAGTTGGCGATAAATGAACTGAAAAACCTTTCATTTCGCACACAATCAAACACCAAGAGGGAACGGTGTATTTTGAGGTCAATCCCATTTTTAATTCACCCACTTCAAGGAATTAATTGAAATTCACAGTTCGCAAATAAAACAATCCCCATTAGGAATACATTGCGCTTTTTAAAGTCTTGAATAAGAATTTCAATTAATCTACTTGAATAAATTGATTAAGAAAACACATTTCCCTCTGGGTGTGTGACTGTGAAATGTATGTTCACTGGAGAGGGTCTGCTTCGTTCATGTTTGAAGGATTACACCATGGTTGGCCCTGTTTTTATGTACAGCGTGGCACTTTTGTTTAGGTTGCCTCCCACACTGCTGTGTGCCTCAATCTCTGTAGCGTGCCACGAGTCCCTCCGCTCCCCTCTGCCCTTTCTAAATCACAACACATCACATTATGCCCCAATAGGGCTACTGGGCTAGCAACGTCGTCATCCTCAGCCACAACAACTAGCTGTCCCACCGTCAGTCATGACCCATTCCCAGCTCTTGTGTGGCGAGAAACCTTGCCTAAGACCCGAAGGCTTTAGATCGAAGGGCTCACACAGTCTTGTGGCGCATAGGAGATGCGGGTTTGAATTCAGTCGGGACACATTGGTGCTGTTTATTCCGCGAGGAGGGGTTGGTCATAGGGGGGGAGGAGTGTAATGGCGGCAGGTTTGGTGAACCGTTTCTCTCGCGTGACAAGTAACCTTCGCTGAGACCTGAAAactgcctaggctttagctcagccgGCTAACACGGTCTTCAAATCCAGTCGGTCATACTCACTTGTGGTCCAGTCTTTATGGTATCCGTGTTTTTCTGCAGAGCCATGGCAGATGGTTTACAAGCTTCATATCAAACAACCGTAGTGATGCATTCTAATAATGAACTAGGTGTTCTGTTCGTCTCTGTGATGATAACGCGGCTGTTTTTGTATCCGCAGGTATACAGTGAATACAGAGCCAGCCTGGCCTTCGATCTCGTCAGCTGTCGGCAGAAAAACGTACGTAGCATCTCTCGAAACACAGTGATTAGGCATCCAGCTCCACTGTCCCTACAGTTTCAATCAATGTTCTTTTTTCGCTGCTGTAGTTGATGTGTGGTTGAGGCTTGTTTTTGTCAATGGGCAGGCCTGCACAGACTACAGCGATTCCGTAGCCAGGAGAATGGGCTTCATTCCTCTTCCTCTTGCAGTCCTGGTAAGATCAGCCTTGTACACCAGTCCAATGCAGTGGTTCCCCTTCCATGATATGTAGATGGGCAGTGTGTTTTAAGTGGGCACTAATTATATGCTTTTGATTGCGTTTTTTATTGATGTCAATCAACTAAACAGTTCCGTCTTGTATAACGTTGTTTATTAGTTGCACGACAATGTAGTTGACATAACTACATTTTTGTTGTCTTGATTTTTATTTCTGATTGAACTGTAACGTGCGACAGTGTTTCTGCT
The Oncorhynchus mykiss isolate Arlee chromosome 31, USDA_OmykA_1.1, whole genome shotgun sequence genome window above contains:
- the LOC110505143 gene encoding transmembrane anterior posterior transformation protein 1 homolog isoform X2; this encodes MLSDGSNVNVITQLMIFGFFLCLDAFLYVFTLLPLRVLLALLHLLTLPCCSLGGSRLLQPAQVCDILKGLIMVLCYSMMHYVDYSMMYHLIRGQSVIKLYIIYNMLEVADRLFSSFGQDILDALYWTATEPKERKRDSIGVIPHFFMAVFYVFLHAILIMVQASTLNVAFNSHNKSLLTIMMSNNFVEIKGSVFKKFEKNNLFQMSNSDIKERFTSYVLLLIVCLRNMEQFSWSPDHLWVLLPDVFMVIASEIAVDVIKHAFITKFNEITADVYSEYRASLAFDLVSCRQKNACTDYSDSVARRMGFIPLPLAVLLIRVVMSSVNVQGALSYSCVFLFYMGMVTLKVLNSIVLLGKSCVYVKRANMEDKLFEKPPTAVPGKTPSRTSKTSRCTAPSGDLSGDPWSERSPSTPSCTSIPPTSSVTTQPTPTVIPNPQAETVAPPTTSPTTTPTRPSTSPEPDPDTLTPSPPATPEQKEGDGTEGTELKHRTPKKDLLDVDRFTICGNRID